The Zonotrichia albicollis isolate bZonAlb1 chromosome 9, bZonAlb1.hap1, whole genome shotgun sequence genome has a window encoding:
- the LOC141730246 gene encoding uncharacterized protein LOC141730246: MAWLGIPKQIKTDNGSNFTSTPVQEFASKWGITLVRAPPRGIAASGPEPPVPRSKERTRGHGRPGAGEGRSGAVAGPGPNADCRVPPAGKAQEALQERHRLRSVLGSQRASRVPKLATVEEEEEKGPGAAPAEENEEAVPFHPPQEDAALERTQEQECRRGHFRSTAQLVCDFIRSIQQEETSTMGTGLRAHSELLRHETSAALLDLLLEKGVARPEQVSSWGQASIPP, encoded by the exons atggcttggcttggtatcCCCAAGCAGATCAAAACGGACAACGGTTCCAATTTCACCTCCACACCAGTGCAAGAATTCGCCTCAAAATGGGGCATCACATTAGTGCGAG CTCCGCCGCGCGGCATCGCGGCCTCCGGCCctgagcctcccgtgccgcgttccaAGGAGCGAACGCgtgggcatggccggcccggggcgggtgaggggcgctcgggggccgttgctggccccgggccgaaCGCTGActgccgcgtcccgcccgcagggaaggcgcaggaggccctgcaggagcgacACCGGCTGCGTTCGGTGCTGGGGAGCCAGAGAGCCTCGcgagtgcccaagctggccactgtggaggaggaggaggaaaaaggccctggagctgctccagcagaggaGAATGAAGAGGCGGTGCCGTTccatccaccgcaggagg atgcagccctggagcgcacacaggagcaggagtgCAGACGTGGCCacttccgcagcacagcgcag ctcgtttGCGACTTTATCcggagcattcagcaggaagagaccagcaccatgggcactgggctcagagctcaCTCAGAGCTCCTCAgacatgagaccagtgccgccctgctggatttgctcctggagaagggtgttgccaggccagaacaagtaagcagctggggccaggcttcaattCCCCCATGA